The following proteins are encoded in a genomic region of Doryrhamphus excisus isolate RoL2022-K1 chromosome 6, RoL_Dexc_1.0, whole genome shotgun sequence:
- the slc28a1 gene encoding sodium/nucleoside cotransporter 1, giving the protein MRENNNIQLKNGNLANGNGVCNQAFEIEEDYIEDTGSKKKQAEPSRKRLGSYLSQISRPIIATEDYLKAHSQTFKYTVLGILGGGYVAYFVTACVLDFQRATALVVLTCLAVLSKSYDLVKKYKGDSISRCFRPALKCFKSNLKWIKWVFIVIVVLLLVLWLVLDTSQRPEQLISFGGVCMFILLVFACSAHRTAVTWRPVFWGLGLQFCIGLFVIRTHPGLIAFQWLGRQVQIFLDYTKEGSSFVFGDLIAGIFAFQALPIVVFFSSVMSVLYFLGIMQWLILKISWVMQVTMGTSPTETLSIAGNIFVGQTEAPLLIRPYLKDMTKSEIHAVMTGGFATIAGSVMGAFISFGIDASSLISASVMAAPCALAMSKLSYPETEESSFKSEKNIKVACGDEQNILEAASSGASASIGLVANIAANLIAFLAILAFINQALSWLGGMVGYPDVTFQLFCSYIFMPVAFMMGVPYEESFTIAELIGIKLFLNEFVAYEKLSALKSNRLNGLDAVVGGQRQWVSVRSEIITTFALCGFANFSSLGIMIGGLSSICPSRRGDVSGLVLRSMITGTCVSLVNACIAGILFVPPLDCVNLFRESVFNGTDANIQTCCNDLFASAVNNGTISFEGSWSTVANATVFLSKCCQCCGLSQDVLCM; this is encoded by the exons ATGA GGGAGAACAACAATATTCAACTCAAGAATGGAAACCTGGCCAATGGGAACGGCGTGTGCAACCAGGCGTTTGAAATAgag GAGGACTACATTGAGGATACTGgcagcaagaaaaagcaagccGAACCATCTAGAAAGAGACTGGGCTCATATTTAAG TCAAATTTCCAGGCCGATTATTGCCACCGAGGATTACCTGAAAGCTCACTCCCAAACCTTTAAGTACACAGTCTTGGGCATACTTGGAGGAG GATATGTGGCGTACTTTGTTACAGCCTGTGTTTTGGATTTCCAGAGGGCCACAGCCCTGGTGGTCCTCACATGTTTGGCAGTTTTGTCTAAATCCTATGACCTAGTGAAGAAGTACAAAGGGGATAGTATCAGTCGTTGTTTCAGACCTGCATTGAAATGCTTCAAATCCAATTTAAAGTGGATTAAATG GGTCTTCATCGTCATTGTGGTGCTGCTTCTTGTGCTGTGGCTGGTCCTAGACACAAGCCAACGCCCTGAGCAGCTTATCTCTTTTGGAGGCGTATGCATGTTCATCCTGCTCGTGTTCGCCTGCTCGGCACACAGGACAGCG GTGACATGGAGACCAGTGTTTTGGGGTCTTGGCTTGCAGTTCTGTATTGGACTTTTTGTCATCAGGACACATCCTGGACTCATTGCTTTCCAATGGCTTGGGCGACAAGTACAG ATCTTCCTGGACTACACCAAAGAAGGTTCCTCATTTGTTTTCGGAGATTTGATCGCAGGAATCTTTGCCTTTCAA GCTCTGCCTATCGTTGTGTTCTTCAGCAGCGTGATGTCAGTGCTTTACTTTCTGGGCATAATGCAGTGGCTCATTCTAAAG ATCTCATGGGTTATGCAGGTAACGATGGGGACCTCTCCTACAGAGACCTTGAGCATTGCAGGCAATATATTTGTCGGCCAG ACAGAGGCCCCGCTGCTGATTCGGCCCTACTTAAAGGACATGACCAAGTCTGAGATCCATGCTGTCATGACGGGAGGATTTGCCACCATTGCCGGAAGCGTCATGGGCGCATTCATATCATTTGGG ATTGATGCGTCCTCCTTGATATCAGCTTCTGTTATGGCTGCTCCATGTGCGTTGGCCATGTCCAAGCTGTCTTACCCAGAGACAGAAGAGAGCTCCTTCAAGTCAGAGAAGAATATCAAAGTAGCTTGTGg AGATGAGCAGAACATCCTGGAGGCAGCCAGCAGTGGAGCATCTGCATCCATAGGCCTGGTTGCCAACATTGCAGCAAACCTCATCGCCTTTCTCGCTATCCTTGCCTTCATTAATCAAGCTCTGAGCTGGCTCGGAGGGATGGTGGGGTATCCTGATGTCACATTTCAG TTATTTTGCTCATACATCTTCATGCCCGTGGCATTCATGATGGGAGTCCCGTACGAGGAGAGCTTTACCATTGCAGAGTTGATTGGCATCAAGCTTTTCCTCAACGAGTTTGTGGCCTACGAGAAGTTATCTGCATTGAAGAGCAACAGACTCAACGGGCTGGATGCAGTTGTTGGCGGGCAAAGACAATGGGTTTCA GTGCGGTCAGAAATAATCACCACTTTTGCTCTGTGTGGCTTTGCCAACTTTAGCTCCCTCGGCATCATGATTGGTGGCCTCT CCTCTATATGCCCATCTAGAAGAGGTGATGTCTCAGGTCTGGTGTTGCGATCCATGATCACGGGCACGTGTGTGTCGCTTGTCAATGCTTGCATCGCAG GAATTCTTTTTGTCCCTCCTCTCGACTGTGTGAACTTGTTCAGGGaatctgtttttaatggaaCAGATGCTAATATACAAACCTGCTGCAACGACCTCTTTGCCAG cgctgtcaACAACGGGACCATCTCATTTGAAGGCTCATGGAGCACAGTCGCAAACGCCACTGTGTTTTTGTCCAAGTGCTGCCAGTGCTGCGGCCTTTCTCAAGATGTGCTTTGTATGTAG